One window from the genome of Cryobacterium sp. GrIS_2_6 encodes:
- the uraH gene encoding hydroxyisourate hydrolase, with protein MTASAAATDAPTATPRSRITTHVLDAVSGRPAAGVPVELEQKLETGWHVLANAGTDADGRVSVLGPVDLSSGRYRLTFDTGRYFAGTGQPTLYPEVSVTIDLTDPAAHYHVPLLLSPFAYSTYRGS; from the coding sequence GTGACCGCTTCCGCCGCCGCGACCGACGCCCCGACCGCGACTCCCCGAAGCCGAATCACGACCCACGTGCTTGACGCCGTGTCCGGCCGGCCCGCCGCCGGGGTTCCCGTCGAGCTCGAGCAGAAGCTCGAGACCGGCTGGCACGTGCTCGCGAACGCCGGCACGGATGCCGACGGCCGGGTCTCCGTGCTCGGCCCGGTCGATCTCTCCTCGGGTCGGTACCGCCTCACCTTCGACACCGGGCGCTACTTTGCCGGAACCGGCCAGCCGACCCTGTACCCCGAGGTCTCGGTGACCATCGACCTCACCGACCCGGCCGCGCACTATCACGTGCCGCTGTTGCTCAGCCCCTTCGCGTACTCGACGTACCGCGGCAGCTGA
- a CDS encoding NTP transferase domain-containing protein gives MVNADAARARADAGKAPVAGLVLAAGAGSRFGQPKALVRGADGVPWLVRTVGVLLAAGCSPVIVVLGAEGAAAAALLAEAGLIDVAAPAVAGPDRATLVVHAADWAEGLSASLHAGIDTALGIAGVLGAVVVVPVDVPDLDAATVARVLAADAGITLDSLRQAVFDGRPGHPVLIGRAHWEPLRAQLTGDTGARPYLLAHGVVPVECGDLTTGADVDTLPGVPEA, from the coding sequence ATGGTGAATGCAGACGCAGCGCGCGCCCGGGCGGATGCCGGGAAAGCCCCGGTCGCGGGGCTTGTGCTGGCAGCGGGGGCCGGTTCCCGGTTCGGGCAACCGAAGGCGCTTGTGCGCGGGGCCGACGGTGTGCCGTGGCTCGTACGGACGGTCGGCGTGCTCCTCGCGGCGGGTTGCTCACCCGTCATCGTCGTGCTCGGAGCCGAGGGTGCCGCGGCCGCCGCGCTGCTTGCAGAGGCGGGTCTGATCGACGTGGCGGCCCCTGCGGTTGCCGGCCCCGACCGTGCGACGCTCGTCGTGCATGCCGCCGACTGGGCAGAAGGACTGTCGGCCTCGCTGCATGCGGGGATCGACACGGCCCTCGGTATCGCCGGAGTCTTGGGCGCCGTCGTGGTCGTTCCCGTGGACGTCCCCGACCTCGACGCCGCGACGGTGGCGCGGGTGCTCGCCGCTGACGCGGGCATCACCCTGGATAGCCTGAGGCAGGCGGTTTTCGACGGCCGGCCGGGGCATCCGGTGCTGATCGGGCGCGCGCACTGGGAACCGCTGCGGGCGCAGCTCACGGGCGACACCGGGGCGCGGCCCTATCTGCTCGCCCACGGCGTGGTCCCGGTCGAGTGCGGAGACCTCACGACGGGCGCCGACGTCGACACCCTCCCCGGCGTGCCAGAGGCGTAA
- a CDS encoding allantoate amidohydrolase, whose product MTTAVPTVSDADAAVILARCEELARHSSLTDGIERTYLSAEHAAVNYRVAGWMAAAGLTTWQDAAGNQCARLSGRTRGLPALMLGSHLDTVRAAGRYDGILGVLVAITVAGRIAASGRPLPFALEIAAFGDEEGTRFGTTLLGSRAVAGTWLESWWDLRDASGTSLREAFAAFGLDPAKVGDAARAPQELVGYLEAHIEQGPVLEEENRALGVVTGIAGARRFLLTVTGSAGHSGTPWPRRRDALAGAAEGITTIERIARAEGLTATVGHLRVFPDAVNVIPGKVEFSLDLRAPDDADRDRGWTLIEAALTAICATRALHLDSNQVHEAAAVACSPRLRAAIAAGIRSTEAGAESPAEPAPRELPSIAGHDAMAIAAITDVGMLFVRCAGGISHHPDESVTAADVALAVDALEAAVRALAADYPAR is encoded by the coding sequence GTGACGACTGCGGTGCCGACGGTGTCGGATGCCGACGCGGCCGTGATCCTCGCCCGGTGCGAGGAGCTCGCCCGGCACTCGTCCCTCACCGACGGGATCGAGCGGACCTACCTCTCCGCGGAGCACGCCGCCGTCAACTACCGGGTGGCCGGCTGGATGGCCGCTGCCGGACTCACCACCTGGCAGGATGCCGCGGGCAACCAGTGCGCACGGCTCTCCGGCCGCACCCGCGGGCTTCCGGCCCTGATGCTCGGCTCCCACCTCGACACCGTGCGCGCGGCGGGCCGCTACGACGGCATCCTCGGCGTGCTCGTGGCCATCACGGTCGCCGGGCGGATCGCCGCCTCTGGCCGTCCGCTGCCGTTCGCCCTCGAGATCGCCGCATTCGGCGACGAGGAGGGCACCCGCTTCGGCACGACCCTGCTCGGCAGCCGGGCCGTCGCCGGCACGTGGCTCGAGTCCTGGTGGGACCTGCGCGACGCGAGCGGCACGAGCCTCCGCGAGGCGTTCGCCGCCTTCGGGCTCGACCCCGCCAAGGTCGGCGACGCCGCCCGCGCGCCGCAGGAACTCGTCGGCTACCTCGAGGCCCACATCGAGCAGGGGCCCGTGCTCGAGGAGGAGAACCGCGCCCTCGGCGTCGTGACCGGGATCGCAGGGGCCCGTCGCTTCCTGTTGACGGTCACCGGGTCCGCCGGTCACTCCGGGACCCCGTGGCCCCGCCGCCGCGACGCCCTCGCCGGGGCTGCGGAGGGCATCACCACGATCGAACGTATCGCCCGCGCCGAGGGCCTCACCGCGACCGTCGGCCACCTGAGGGTGTTTCCCGACGCCGTCAACGTCATCCCGGGGAAGGTCGAGTTCAGCCTCGACCTGCGTGCGCCGGACGACGCCGACCGTGACCGGGGCTGGACCCTGATCGAGGCCGCCCTCACCGCCATCTGCGCCACGCGCGCGCTCCACCTCGACAGCAACCAGGTTCACGAGGCGGCCGCCGTGGCCTGCTCGCCGCGGTTGCGTGCGGCGATTGCGGCGGGCATCCGCTCGACCGAAGCGGGCGCGGAGTCCCCGGCCGAGCCTGCCCCGCGCGAGCTGCCCTCGATCGCCGGTCACGACGCGATGGCGATCGCCGCGATCACCGACGTCGGCATGCTCTTCGTGCGCTGTGCCGGCGGGATCAGCCACCACCCGGACGAGTCGGTCACCGCGGCCGACGTCGCCCTCGCCGTTGACGCCCTCGAGGCCGCCGTCCGAGCCCTCGCCGCAGACTACCCGGCCCGGTAG
- a CDS encoding alanine--glyoxylate aminotransferase family protein, with protein sequence MGPGPINADPRVLRAMSAQLVGQYDPAMTGYMTETMGLYRDVFRTGNEQTLVIDGTARAGIEAALVSLIQPGDRVLVPIFGRFGHLLREIAERVGAEVHVREVRWGTVFTPAAIERAIIETRPALLAIVHGDTSTTLAQPLDELGDICARHGVLFYTDATASLGGNTFEADAWGLDAVTAGLQKCLAGPSGSAPATFSDRAVDVIESRRSIEAGIREPGDAVLSNRIRSNYFDLAMLFDYWGPRRLNHHTEATTALYGARECARLLVEEGLADAVARHRLHGSAMLAGVHGLGLSVFGDPAHRMNNVVAVEIPDVVNGDAVRGSLLEDFGIEIGTSFGPLHGKVWRIGVMGYNARKDTVLTTLAALEQVLRRAGASVTGGGGVGAAWDLYADADRAGVDDSEAAADAAAVLS encoded by the coding sequence ATGGGGCCCGGGCCGATCAACGCGGATCCCCGGGTGCTGCGCGCCATGTCCGCGCAGCTCGTGGGCCAGTACGACCCGGCGATGACGGGGTACATGACCGAAACGATGGGTCTGTACCGCGACGTATTCCGCACCGGCAATGAACAGACCCTCGTGATCGACGGTACCGCGCGCGCCGGGATCGAGGCCGCCCTCGTCTCGCTGATCCAGCCGGGCGACCGGGTGCTCGTTCCCATCTTCGGGCGCTTCGGGCACCTGCTCCGCGAGATCGCCGAACGCGTCGGCGCCGAGGTGCACGTTCGCGAGGTACGGTGGGGCACCGTATTCACGCCCGCCGCGATCGAACGGGCGATCATCGAGACCCGGCCGGCGCTGCTCGCGATCGTGCACGGCGACACCTCGACGACCCTCGCCCAGCCGCTCGATGAGCTCGGCGACATCTGCGCCAGGCACGGCGTGCTTTTCTACACCGACGCGACGGCCTCGCTCGGCGGCAACACCTTCGAAGCGGATGCCTGGGGCCTCGACGCCGTGACCGCCGGCCTGCAGAAGTGCCTCGCCGGGCCATCAGGTTCTGCGCCGGCCACGTTCTCGGACCGCGCAGTCGACGTGATCGAATCCCGCCGGAGCATCGAGGCCGGCATCCGGGAACCCGGGGACGCGGTGCTGTCCAACCGGATCCGCTCCAACTACTTCGACCTCGCGATGCTCTTCGATTACTGGGGTCCCCGCCGGCTCAACCACCACACCGAGGCGACGACCGCCCTTTACGGCGCCCGGGAGTGCGCGCGCCTCCTGGTCGAGGAGGGTCTGGCGGACGCCGTCGCCCGGCACCGGCTGCACGGCTCGGCGATGCTCGCGGGAGTGCACGGGCTGGGTCTTTCCGTCTTCGGCGACCCGGCCCACCGGATGAACAACGTCGTCGCGGTCGAGATTCCCGACGTCGTCAACGGTGACGCGGTGCGCGGCTCCCTACTCGAGGACTTCGGTATCGAGATCGGTACTTCCTTCGGCCCGCTGCACGGCAAGGTCTGGCGAATCGGCGTGATGGGTTACAACGCCCGCAAGGACACCGTGCTGACCACTCTCGCGGCGCTCGAGCAGGTGCTCCGGCGCGCGGGGGCATCCGTCACGGGCGGCGGGGGAGTCGGCGCGGCCTGGGACCTGTACGCCGACGCCGACCGCGCCGGTGTCGACGACTCCGAGGCTGCCGCCGACGCAGCTGCGGTGCTCTCGTGA
- a CDS encoding AtzH-like domain-containing protein, translating to MPERTLAPHLVPTSVTGELPAGLLSAFEDYEAALAANDLGALAGFFLPGSDTLRGDAAGLLVGSDAIAGFRAGRPGVVRRSIRSLHVRAIGTDHALIVSENAPFAGGAGLVTQLWNRTAAGWRIEAAQVAASAPAIDRSIWRVAGTPLVAGEAGGTLEGVRVAVKDLFDVAGFAVGAGNPAYLESATPATASAPSLTALLRAGASVIGIAQTDEFAYSIAGANVHSGTPPNPRVPGGLPGGSSSGPAAAVALGQADLALATDTAGSIRVPASYQGLWGLRTSHGAVSRDGVLPLAPSFDAVGWLARGPELLRTAAAASLDTDRQLPVPARFAVCAMTVFAADEGVQAAFVDAVDRLERSGHLSAVEIISLDPLADLFETFRTVQAAEAWRAHGDWVDAHPGTLGPDVRSRFAFASLIDEDEAAGHRIDLAEARERLDAALDGRILLLPSASSTAPARTASGARIEAIRTATLSLTCLAAIGGYPAVSLPGLSVKGAPLGLSLVGPRHSDLALLDHAAGLAQGLAAGLAADVGTGQAGIVGNTVETLHA from the coding sequence GTGCCTGAGCGCACCCTCGCACCCCACCTCGTGCCGACCTCGGTCACGGGCGAGCTGCCGGCCGGCCTGCTCAGCGCATTCGAGGACTACGAGGCCGCGCTCGCCGCCAATGACCTCGGGGCCCTCGCCGGGTTCTTCCTGCCCGGATCAGACACGCTCCGCGGCGACGCGGCCGGCCTGCTCGTCGGGAGCGATGCGATCGCCGGATTCCGCGCCGGCCGTCCCGGTGTCGTGCGGCGCAGCATCCGCTCGCTGCACGTGCGTGCCATCGGGACGGACCACGCCCTGATCGTCTCGGAGAACGCGCCATTCGCCGGCGGGGCAGGCCTCGTGACGCAGCTCTGGAACCGGACAGCGGCGGGCTGGCGGATCGAGGCCGCGCAGGTCGCAGCGTCCGCTCCCGCGATCGACCGCAGCATCTGGCGGGTGGCCGGCACGCCGCTCGTCGCCGGCGAGGCCGGCGGGACCCTCGAGGGCGTTCGGGTCGCGGTCAAGGACCTCTTCGACGTGGCCGGGTTCGCGGTCGGTGCCGGGAACCCGGCCTACCTCGAGAGCGCGACACCCGCGACCGCGAGCGCGCCGTCGCTGACCGCGCTTCTCCGGGCAGGGGCCAGCGTGATCGGCATCGCGCAGACCGACGAGTTCGCGTACAGCATCGCCGGGGCCAACGTGCACTCGGGCACGCCCCCGAATCCGCGCGTTCCCGGCGGGCTGCCTGGCGGCTCGTCGAGCGGGCCGGCCGCCGCCGTCGCCCTCGGCCAGGCCGACCTCGCCCTCGCCACCGACACCGCAGGGTCGATCCGGGTGCCGGCCTCGTACCAGGGGCTCTGGGGGCTGCGCACGAGCCATGGTGCCGTCAGCCGCGACGGGGTGCTGCCGCTCGCGCCCTCATTCGACGCGGTCGGCTGGCTCGCGAGGGGCCCGGAACTGCTCAGGACCGCCGCAGCGGCCTCGCTCGACACCGACCGGCAGCTGCCGGTGCCCGCCCGGTTCGCCGTGTGCGCCATGACCGTCTTCGCCGCGGACGAGGGCGTCCAGGCCGCGTTCGTCGACGCGGTCGACCGCCTCGAGAGGAGCGGACACCTGTCCGCGGTCGAGATCATCTCCCTCGACCCGCTCGCCGACCTGTTCGAGACCTTCCGCACCGTGCAGGCGGCCGAGGCCTGGCGGGCCCACGGCGACTGGGTCGACGCCCACCCCGGGACGCTCGGCCCCGACGTGCGCTCCCGTTTCGCGTTCGCCTCCCTCATCGACGAGGACGAAGCCGCCGGGCACCGGATCGACCTCGCCGAGGCCAGGGAACGGCTCGACGCGGCCCTCGACGGGCGGATCCTGCTGCTGCCCTCCGCCTCGTCGACCGCGCCGGCCCGCACCGCGTCAGGGGCCAGGATCGAAGCGATCCGAACTGCGACACTCTCACTGACCTGCCTCGCCGCGATCGGCGGATACCCCGCCGTGTCCCTTCCCGGCCTCTCCGTCAAAGGGGCGCCGCTCGGGCTCAGCCTCGTCGGGCCGCGGCACAGCGACCTCGCGCTGCTCGACCATGCCGCAGGCCTCGCTCAGGGGCTGGCCGCCGGACTCGCGGCGGATGTCGGGACCGGCCAGGCGGGGATCGTGGGTAACACCGTGGAAACGCTCCATGCCTAA
- a CDS encoding acetamidase/formamidase family protein, with translation MSHVVLQPGMGSIAPGHYLPATPQTVLWGRLPCAADAAVLSIGSGDTVTIDTLSHEGLLEDQGRDPLAFFGGHGVAAGDVLTDAVALAASHYPRDAEADGPHVVTGPIEVRGAVPGDLLRMTLLEATPRVLYGVISSRHGRGALPGEYPVGQGTVSVFTEVDTDPGFGTEAGPLSGTLPLVPGGDRVVRFPLDPFLGIMGVGVAGDTRPHSVPPGAHGGNLDISLLTVGSALYLPVQVPGALAYVGDPHFAQGDGEVALTALEASLRVRIRFDVIPAVEAAALFGELTGPLAETGEFLVPTGLDPDLDEAMRACVRAAIALLGARYGMDPTLAYAYLSAATDFNISQVVDRVTGVHARIRTADFGA, from the coding sequence ATGTCGCACGTCGTATTGCAGCCCGGCATGGGGAGCATCGCGCCCGGGCACTACCTTCCGGCCACCCCCCAGACCGTGCTGTGGGGACGCCTGCCCTGTGCAGCGGATGCCGCAGTGCTCTCGATCGGATCCGGTGACACAGTCACGATCGACACTCTCAGCCACGAGGGACTGCTCGAGGACCAGGGTCGTGACCCGCTCGCCTTCTTCGGCGGCCACGGCGTCGCAGCGGGCGATGTGCTCACGGACGCCGTCGCGCTCGCCGCAAGCCACTACCCGCGGGATGCGGAGGCGGACGGCCCGCACGTCGTGACCGGGCCGATCGAGGTGCGCGGGGCGGTGCCGGGCGACCTGCTCCGGATGACCCTGCTCGAGGCGACTCCCCGGGTGCTGTACGGCGTCATCTCGAGTCGCCACGGTCGCGGGGCGCTCCCCGGCGAGTACCCCGTGGGACAGGGAACGGTCTCCGTGTTCACCGAGGTCGACACCGATCCCGGTTTCGGGACGGAAGCCGGGCCGCTCTCCGGCACCCTCCCGCTCGTTCCCGGTGGCGACCGGGTCGTGCGGTTCCCGCTCGACCCGTTTCTCGGCATCATGGGCGTCGGCGTCGCGGGAGACACCCGGCCGCACTCCGTCCCGCCCGGCGCGCACGGCGGCAACCTCGACATCAGCCTGCTCACCGTCGGCAGCGCGCTCTACCTGCCCGTGCAGGTGCCGGGCGCGCTCGCCTACGTCGGCGACCCGCACTTCGCCCAGGGCGATGGCGAGGTGGCGCTGACCGCACTCGAGGCCAGCCTGCGGGTGCGCATCCGCTTCGACGTCATTCCGGCGGTCGAGGCGGCGGCACTTTTCGGCGAACTGACCGGGCCGCTCGCCGAGACGGGCGAGTTCCTCGTGCCGACCGGGCTCGACCCCGACCTCGACGAAGCGATGCGGGCCTGTGTGCGCGCCGCGATCGCCCTGCTCGGGGCGCGGTACGGTATGGACCCGACCCTGGCGTACGCCTACCTGAGCGCGGCGACCGACTTCAACATCTCCCAGGTCGTCGACCGTGTCACGGGCGTGCACGCCCGTATCCGGACGGCGGACTTCGGTGCCTGA
- a CDS encoding DUF1275 family protein: protein MLEKLRRNRANLHLGLMLALAFSTGLADAVGHLGLDKVFTGNMAGNGVILGMALAGASNLSVLGRCSPCSP, encoded by the coding sequence GTGCTCGAGAAGCTCCGCCGCAATCGCGCGAACCTGCACCTCGGCCTCATGCTTGCGCTGGCGTTCTCCACCGGCCTGGCGGATGCCGTCGGGCACCTCGGCCTCGACAAGGTGTTCACCGGCAACATGGCGGGGAACGGCGTCATCCTCGGGATGGCCCTCGCCGGCGCGAGCAACCTGTCCGTTCTGGGCCGCTGCTCGCCCTGTTCACCTTGA
- the clpS gene encoding ATP-dependent Clp protease adapter ClpS, which translates to MPKTSEKSDLREAVSLDRPWVTIVWDDPVNLMSYVSYVFRSYFGVAPEEAERLMLRVHNSGKAVVSTGNRESMERHVEAMHGFGLWATLSREDS; encoded by the coding sequence GTGCCGAAGACTTCTGAAAAATCGGACCTGCGTGAAGCCGTCTCCCTCGACCGCCCCTGGGTCACCATCGTGTGGGACGACCCGGTCAACCTGATGTCCTATGTGTCCTACGTGTTCCGCAGCTATTTCGGGGTCGCCCCCGAGGAGGCCGAACGCCTGATGCTGCGGGTGCACAACTCCGGCAAGGCCGTTGTCTCCACCGGGAACCGGGAGTCGATGGAGCGCCACGTCGAGGCGATGCACGGCTTCGGGCTCTGGGCAACGCTCTCGCGCGAGGACTCCTGA
- a CDS encoding DUF2017 family protein: MLFTRDPAGTVSASFESVELGLLRLAASQLIELLLAAETHALGTRADPALTRLLPDAYPDDAEASAEFRRFTSGDLLDGKLANARVLLASLGEEPLDEIADEPPLPFLDDRFEVPPMPIALDDVGVQSWLRTLTDLRLTLAERLEISPDGEQHLDADEAPLLSSIYEWLGMVQESLVYAIDR; this comes from the coding sequence ATGCTCTTCACCCGTGACCCGGCCGGAACGGTGTCCGCGAGCTTCGAATCGGTCGAGCTCGGGCTGCTCCGGCTCGCCGCGAGCCAGCTGATCGAGCTCCTGCTCGCCGCCGAGACCCATGCCCTCGGGACCAGGGCCGATCCCGCGCTGACACGCCTGCTGCCGGACGCCTACCCCGACGACGCCGAAGCCTCGGCAGAGTTCCGCCGGTTCACCTCCGGGGATCTCCTCGACGGCAAGCTCGCGAACGCCCGCGTGCTGCTCGCCTCCCTCGGCGAGGAACCCCTCGATGAGATCGCCGACGAACCGCCGCTGCCCTTTCTGGACGACCGCTTCGAGGTTCCGCCGATGCCGATCGCCCTCGACGACGTCGGCGTGCAGTCCTGGCTGCGCACGCTCACCGACCTCCGGCTCACCCTTGCCGAGCGCCTGGAGATCTCCCCCGACGGCGAACAGCACCTCGACGCCGACGAGGCCCCACTGCTCAGCAGCATCTACGAGTGGCTCGGCATGGTCCAGGAGTCCCTCGTCTACGCGATCGACCGCTAG
- a CDS encoding nucleotide disphospho-sugar-binding domain-containing protein, with translation MTLLIISPDYASHLFPLATLGTAWQAAGERVVVASGPATAGIVAEFGFERVNLQLGRGSNPGTIRAEQQPSGEDDALRGFFAATRLGLVPTLQFQAEARSNDLLWNPVLTAREVQRIVAEVRPDQIIVDHLAFSARLALVSAGIRHADVVLGHPSALPVGSEVYGFPSAWPDAFAPEPDDLAGLHSTCEAVRDNFTAQWNAALLELDPAAEPSRDAFTESGDVLMLNYPVELHAPARTALLPQHVFLGSAVREEARDAEVEAWLADAVAAGDDRPLVYVSFGSFLSVRGDVLARVADALRGLSVRVALATGSTDPAELGPVPDAWLVRGFLPQVALLGAADLGVTHGGNNSVTEAMTAGVPLLVLPFSTDQFAGAEGVETSGFGLSLAPNTATSLELRAAVLSVLGLPADDRARLDALSDSLRGGAGPRRAYEALTAREALPVAIA, from the coding sequence ATGACCCTGCTGATCATCAGCCCCGACTACGCCTCGCACCTGTTCCCGCTCGCGACCCTCGGCACAGCCTGGCAGGCCGCCGGGGAACGGGTCGTCGTCGCGAGCGGCCCCGCGACGGCCGGAATCGTCGCCGAGTTCGGCTTCGAACGGGTGAACCTGCAGCTCGGCCGCGGTTCGAACCCCGGCACCATCCGGGCGGAACAGCAGCCGAGCGGTGAGGACGACGCCCTCCGCGGCTTCTTCGCCGCGACCAGGCTCGGCCTCGTGCCGACGCTGCAGTTCCAGGCGGAGGCACGCAGCAACGACCTGCTCTGGAACCCGGTCTTGACCGCCAGGGAGGTGCAGCGCATCGTCGCCGAGGTGCGCCCCGACCAGATCATCGTCGACCACCTGGCCTTCAGCGCCCGACTCGCGCTCGTGAGCGCCGGCATCCGCCACGCCGACGTCGTGCTCGGGCACCCGAGCGCCCTTCCGGTCGGCTCCGAGGTCTATGGCTTCCCGTCCGCCTGGCCCGACGCCTTCGCGCCGGAGCCGGACGACCTCGCCGGGCTTCACAGCACCTGTGAGGCGGTGCGCGACAACTTCACCGCCCAGTGGAACGCCGCCCTGCTCGAACTGGACCCGGCGGCCGAGCCGAGCCGCGACGCCTTCACCGAATCCGGCGACGTGCTGATGCTCAACTATCCGGTCGAACTGCACGCACCGGCCCGGACTGCACTGCTGCCGCAGCACGTCTTCCTCGGCTCCGCGGTGCGCGAGGAGGCCCGCGACGCGGAGGTCGAGGCGTGGCTCGCCGACGCGGTCGCGGCCGGCGACGACCGTCCCCTCGTCTACGTGAGCTTCGGGAGCTTCCTCTCGGTGCGCGGTGACGTGCTCGCCCGGGTGGCGGATGCCCTCCGCGGCCTCTCCGTCAGGGTCGCCCTCGCGACGGGGTCGACGGACCCCGCCGAGCTCGGTCCGGTCCCGGACGCCTGGCTCGTGCGCGGCTTCCTGCCCCAGGTCGCCCTGCTCGGCGCCGCGGACCTCGGAGTCACCCACGGCGGCAACAACAGTGTGACCGAGGCGATGACCGCGGGAGTACCGCTGCTCGTGCTGCCGTTCTCCACCGACCAGTTCGCCGGGGCAGAGGGCGTCGAGACGAGCGGATTCGGGCTCTCGCTCGCGCCCAACACCGCGACGAGCCTCGAGCTCCGCGCCGCAGTCCTCTCGGTGCTCGGGCTTCCGGCCGACGACCGCGCGCGCCTCGACGCCCTCAGCGACTCACTGCGGGGCGGCGCGGGCCCGCGCCGGGCCTACGAGGCGCTGACCGCGCGTGAAGCCCTTCCCGTAGCGATCGCCTAG